From Cucumis melo cultivar AY chromosome 1, USDA_Cmelo_AY_1.0, whole genome shotgun sequence, a single genomic window includes:
- the LOC103500489 gene encoding glucose-1-phosphate adenylyltransferase small subunit 2, chloroplastic (The RefSeq protein has 4 substitutions, 3 frameshifts compared to this genomic sequence) — translation MASSMAAVGVLRLPTSSSSSSSSSNGGTNRARRTSLRSLSFGASQISGDKIDFRGFGLGSRRVSGGRVAPSIVSPKAVSDSKNSQTCLDPDASRSVLGIILGGGAGTRLYPLTKKRAKAAVPLGANYRKIDIPVSNCLNSNISKIYVLTQFNSASLNRHLSRAYAVIWWLQNEGFVEVLAAQQSPENPNWFQGTADAVRQYLWLFEEQNVLEYLVLAGDHLYRMDYERFIQAHRETDADITVAALPMDEKRATAFGLMKIDEEGRIIEFAEKPKGEQLKAMKVDTTILGLDDERAKEMPYIASMGIYVISKDVMLNLLRDKFPGANDFGSEVIPGATSIGMRVQAYLYDGYWEDIGTIEAFYNANLGITKKPVPDFTFYDRSSPIYTQPRYLPPSKMLDADITDSVIGEGCVIKNCKIHHSVVGIRTCISEGAIIEDTLLMGADYYETDADRRLLAAKGSVPIGIGRNSHIKRAIIDKNARIGENVKIVNGDNVQEAARETDGYFIKSGIVTVIKDALIPSGTII, via the exons ATGGCGTCTTCTATGGCTGCAGTTGGAGTTCTCAGACTCCCgacgtcgtcgtcgtcgtcgtcttCATCGTCCAATGGTGGTTCCAACCGTGCTAGGAGAACTAGCCTTCGAAGTCTCTCATTTGGTGCGTCTCAAATTTCTGGTGATAAGATTGACTTTAGAGGTTTTGGTTTGGGATCACGACGTGTTTCTGGTGGTAGAGTGGCTCCCTCGATCGTTTCTCCTAAAGCGGTTTCTGATTCCAAGAACTCTCAGACTTGCCTCGATCCCGATGCTAGCCGG AGTGTGCTTGGGATTATTCTGGGCGGTGGTGCTGGAACTCGGCTCTATCCGCTTACTAAGAAACGAGCGAAGCCTGCTGTTCCTCTTGGAGCGAACTATAGGTTGATTGATATTCCTGTTAGCAACTGTCTCAACAGCAATATTTCCAAGATTTATGTTCTCACGCAATTCAATTCTGCTTCTCTTAATCGTCATCTTTCCCGAGCTTATGC AGTAATATGG TGGTTACA GAATGAAGGATTTGTTGAGGTTCTAGCCGCTCAGCAGAGTCCAGAGAATCCCAATTGGTTCCAG GGCACAGCTGATGCAGTTAGACAGTACTTGTGGTTATTTGAAGAGCAGAATGTGTTGGAGTATCTTGTTCTTGCTGGCGATCATTTGTATCGAATGGATTACGAGAGATTTATTCAAGCACACAGGGAGACTGATGCAGATATCACTGTAGCTGCTCTACCAATGGATGAAAAGCGTGCAACTGCATTTGGTTTGATGAAGATTGATGAAGAGGGACGCATAATTGAGTTTGCAGAGAAACCGAAAGGAGAGCAATTGAAAGCGATGAAG GTTGATACTACTATTTTGGGTCTTGACGATGAGAGAGCGAAAGAGATGCCGTACATAGCTAGCATGGGTATATACGTTATCAGCAAGGATGTGATGCTCAATCTTCTTAGAGATAAATTTCCCGGAGCAAATGATTTTGGGAGTGAAGTTATTCCTGGTGCAACTTCCATTGGAATGAGG GTGCAAGCTTACTTGTATGATGGTTACTGGGAAGATATTGGTACCATTGAAGCTTTTTACAATGCAAATCTGGGGATCACAAAGAAGCCAGTACCAGATTTTAG CTTCTATGATCGTTCGTCTCCGATCTACACCCAACCTCGTTATCTGCCGCCATCAAAAATGCTTGATGCCGATATCACGGACAGTGTTATTGGTGAGGGATGTGTCATTAAG AACTGCAAGATTCACCACTCTGTCGTTGGCATTCGAACTTGCATATCCGAAGGTGCAATCATAGAAGATACGTTACTGATGGGTGCAGATTATTATGAG ACGGATGCGGACCGTAGGTTATTGGCGGCAAAGGGAAGTGTACCAATTGGAATTGGTAGAAACTCTCACATCAAGAGAGCTATCATTGACAAAAATGCTCGCATCGGTGAAAATGTTAAG ATAGTGAATGGAGACAACGTGCAAGAAGCAGCAAGAGAGACAGATGGTTACTTCATAAAGAGTGGGATTGTGACAGTTATCAAGGATGCTTTGATTCCCAGCGGCACTATCATCTAA
- the LOC103500488 gene encoding protein CHROMATIN REMODELING 4-like isoform X2 has translation MRIKNRRGGRCKPSRPSATSTTPSPMASPPLPDQEASNKETNDVLDKVDCFQKDSCTRCDQSGDLLVCTEPGCPIALHELCMSCEPSFDEDGRFYCPYCSYKRALIRVNELRRKTMVAKRALSDFIDTRMVGGGNSPRVGEAGKKKSDDISTCGVDVDLPNYGSHLCNESSRDQDIQVEQNQSNEGENFARAEGDVQPTSMVGVNSEIHDGPIVSNVSNDSHSAPVVQPCEDKMDEETHEAETSGTHQVKSLEDKDDGKTMDEEILRPIDDIQDDRIAEDQGQLEIPGAYQDGEETAQDKDDGREQIQPDNERMLENIIPASVDNDLKNETTAKKRRFKTKANRRTDLQNVNSPRKSLRLQTPEVKKSPHIRTPEPRKNSPHIQTPKPQKDHAIKIEKVSVSRNLKPQSASHNHLKSLDFHGGKRKRMRWSVEEEEMLREGVQKFSSTANKNLPWRKILEFGRHIFDDTRTPVDLKDKWRNLLGR, from the exons ATGAGGATCAAGAATCGCCGCGGCGGAAGGTGCAAGCCTTCCCGGCCTTCCGCTACTTCTACTACTCCGTCGCCTATGGCGTCTCCCCCTCTCCCTGACCAG GAGGCATCAAATAAGGAAACTAACGATGTGTTGGATAAGGTAGACTGCTTTCAAAAAGATAGTTGTACTAGATGTGATCAGAGTGGGGACTTATTGGTTTGTACTGAACCTGGGTGTCCAATTGCTCTTCATGAATTATGTATGTCCTGCGAGCCGTCGTTTGATGAAGATGGACGATTCTATTGTCCTTATTGTTCATACAAAAGAGCGTTGATTCGTGTGAATGAGTTGAGGAGGAAGACTATGGTAGCAAAGAGAGCGTTATCTGATTTTATTGATACCAGGATGGTTGGTGGTGGCAATTCACCGCGTGTGGGAGAGGCTGGTAAAAAGAAATCAGATGACATTTCAACTTGTGGAGTGGATGTGGACCTGCCTAATTATGGGAGTCATTTGTGCAATGAGAGTTCACGAGATCAAGATATCCAGGTTGAGCAAAATCAAAGTAATGAAGGGGAGAACTTTGCGAGAGCAGAAGGAGATGTTCAACCAACATCAATGGTGGGCGTTAACAGCGAAATTCATGATGGTCCTATTGTGTCTAATGTTAGTAACGACAGCCATTCAGCTCCTGTAGTTCAGCCATGTGAGGATAAGATGGATGAAGAAACTCATGAGGCTGAGACATCAGGTACACATCAGGTCAAAAGTTTAGAAGATAAAGACGATGGGAAAACAATGGACGAAGAAATCTTAAGGCCTATAGATGACATTCAGGATGACAGGATTGCAGAGGATCAAGGACAGTTGGAGATTCCAGGTGCATATCAAGATGGAGAAGAAACTGCTCAAGACAAAGATGATGGTCGAGAACAAATCCAACCCGACAACGAAAGGATGCTTGAAAATATCATTCCTGCATCCGTAGATAATGATTTGAAGAATGAAACAACGGCGAAGAAAAGGCGCTTTAAAACTAAAGCTAATAGGAGAACAGACTTACAGAATGTCAATTCTCCTAGAAAGTCATTGCGTCTACAAACTCCAGAGGTAAAAAAGTCACCTCATATACGAACTCCAGAACCTAGGAAAAATTCACCTCATATACAAACTCCAAAACCTCAGAAAGATCATGCAATCAAAATTGAGAAAGTTTCTGTATCCAGGAATTTAAAGCCGCAATCCGCATCTCATAATCATTT AAAAAGCTTGGATTTTCACGGTGGGAAGCGTAAGAGAATGCGTTGGTCTGTTGAAGAGGAGGAAATGTTGAGG GAAGGAGTTCAAAAATTCTCTTCTACAGCCAATAAAAATCTTCCTTGGAGGAAGATTTTGGAATTCGGTCGTCACATATTTGATGACACACGTACTCCAGTTGACCTGAAAGATAAATGGAGAAACCTTCTTGGCAGATAG
- the LOC103500488 gene encoding protein CHROMATIN REMODELING 4-like isoform X1, with protein sequence MRIKNRRGGRCKPSRPSATSTTPSPMASPPLPDQDVPNVEDNALQEASNKETNDVLDKVDCFQKDSCTRCDQSGDLLVCTEPGCPIALHELCMSCEPSFDEDGRFYCPYCSYKRALIRVNELRRKTMVAKRALSDFIDTRMVGGGNSPRVGEAGKKKSDDISTCGVDVDLPNYGSHLCNESSRDQDIQVEQNQSNEGENFARAEGDVQPTSMVGVNSEIHDGPIVSNVSNDSHSAPVVQPCEDKMDEETHEAETSGTHQVKSLEDKDDGKTMDEEILRPIDDIQDDRIAEDQGQLEIPGAYQDGEETAQDKDDGREQIQPDNERMLENIIPASVDNDLKNETTAKKRRFKTKANRRTDLQNVNSPRKSLRLQTPEVKKSPHIRTPEPRKNSPHIQTPKPQKDHAIKIEKVSVSRNLKPQSASHNHLKSLDFHGGKRKRMRWSVEEEEMLREGVQKFSSTANKNLPWRKILEFGRHIFDDTRTPVDLKDKWRNLLGR encoded by the exons ATGAGGATCAAGAATCGCCGCGGCGGAAGGTGCAAGCCTTCCCGGCCTTCCGCTACTTCTACTACTCCGTCGCCTATGGCGTCTCCCCCTCTCCCTGACCAG GATGTGCCTAATGTAGAAGACAATGCTTTGCAGGAGGCATCAAATAAGGAAACTAACGATGTGTTGGATAAGGTAGACTGCTTTCAAAAAGATAGTTGTACTAGATGTGATCAGAGTGGGGACTTATTGGTTTGTACTGAACCTGGGTGTCCAATTGCTCTTCATGAATTATGTATGTCCTGCGAGCCGTCGTTTGATGAAGATGGACGATTCTATTGTCCTTATTGTTCATACAAAAGAGCGTTGATTCGTGTGAATGAGTTGAGGAGGAAGACTATGGTAGCAAAGAGAGCGTTATCTGATTTTATTGATACCAGGATGGTTGGTGGTGGCAATTCACCGCGTGTGGGAGAGGCTGGTAAAAAGAAATCAGATGACATTTCAACTTGTGGAGTGGATGTGGACCTGCCTAATTATGGGAGTCATTTGTGCAATGAGAGTTCACGAGATCAAGATATCCAGGTTGAGCAAAATCAAAGTAATGAAGGGGAGAACTTTGCGAGAGCAGAAGGAGATGTTCAACCAACATCAATGGTGGGCGTTAACAGCGAAATTCATGATGGTCCTATTGTGTCTAATGTTAGTAACGACAGCCATTCAGCTCCTGTAGTTCAGCCATGTGAGGATAAGATGGATGAAGAAACTCATGAGGCTGAGACATCAGGTACACATCAGGTCAAAAGTTTAGAAGATAAAGACGATGGGAAAACAATGGACGAAGAAATCTTAAGGCCTATAGATGACATTCAGGATGACAGGATTGCAGAGGATCAAGGACAGTTGGAGATTCCAGGTGCATATCAAGATGGAGAAGAAACTGCTCAAGACAAAGATGATGGTCGAGAACAAATCCAACCCGACAACGAAAGGATGCTTGAAAATATCATTCCTGCATCCGTAGATAATGATTTGAAGAATGAAACAACGGCGAAGAAAAGGCGCTTTAAAACTAAAGCTAATAGGAGAACAGACTTACAGAATGTCAATTCTCCTAGAAAGTCATTGCGTCTACAAACTCCAGAGGTAAAAAAGTCACCTCATATACGAACTCCAGAACCTAGGAAAAATTCACCTCATATACAAACTCCAAAACCTCAGAAAGATCATGCAATCAAAATTGAGAAAGTTTCTGTATCCAGGAATTTAAAGCCGCAATCCGCATCTCATAATCATTT AAAAAGCTTGGATTTTCACGGTGGGAAGCGTAAGAGAATGCGTTGGTCTGTTGAAGAGGAGGAAATGTTGAGG GAAGGAGTTCAAAAATTCTCTTCTACAGCCAATAAAAATCTTCCTTGGAGGAAGATTTTGGAATTCGGTCGTCACATATTTGATGACACACGTACTCCAGTTGACCTGAAAGATAAATGGAGAAACCTTCTTGGCAGATAG